Proteins from a single region of Deltaproteobacteria bacterium:
- a CDS encoding amidophosphoribosyltransferase, which translates to SIVRGTTGRKIIKMIRAAGAKEIHVRISSPPTCYPCFYGLDTPLRRDLIAATHTLEEINTYLTSDTLGYLSMEGLHGCVPNGNVSYCDACFSGNYSIPLETAETEEQLPLFRGSVRI; encoded by the coding sequence ATTCGATCGTGCGGGGGACGACGGGCCGCAAGATCATCAAGATGATCCGGGCGGCGGGGGCGAAGGAGATCCACGTCCGCATCAGCTCGCCGCCGACCTGCTACCCGTGCTTCTACGGGCTCGACACGCCGCTGCGGCGCGACCTGATCGCCGCCACCCACACGCTGGAGGAGATCAACACGTACCTCACCTCCGACACCCTGGGGTACTTGAGCATGGAGGGGCTCCACGGCTGCGTGCCGAACGGGAACGTCTCCTACTGCGACGCCTGCTTCTCCGGGAACTATTCGATCCCGCTGGAGACGGCGGAGACCGAAGAGCAGCTTCCGCTGTTCCGGGGTTCGGTGCGGATCTGA
- the pyrE gene encoding orotate phosphoribosyltransferase, with the protein MLQRSARGSAAFPAELAADRRRFLSLLKEKSYEKRKVVLSSGRESDFYIDCRQTTLDAEGALLTGRLFCSMLETGERPEAVGGITLGADPIVTAVSLTSVLRGWPVPAFIIRKEPKKHGTAQWIEGTKNLRPGMRVAILEDVVTTGASTLRAIERAVGAGLVVVRVLCLVDRNEGGSDAVAKEGYTVEPMFVKEDVENA; encoded by the coding sequence ATGCTGCAACGCTCCGCACGCGGCTCCGCCGCGTTTCCCGCCGAACTCGCCGCCGACCGGCGACGTTTCCTTTCCCTGCTGAAGGAGAAGAGCTACGAGAAGCGGAAGGTCGTCCTCTCCTCCGGCAGGGAATCCGACTTCTACATCGACTGCCGCCAGACCACGCTCGACGCGGAGGGGGCGCTGCTCACCGGCCGCCTCTTCTGCTCGATGCTCGAGACGGGGGAGCGCCCGGAGGCGGTCGGTGGAATCACGCTCGGGGCGGACCCGATCGTGACCGCGGTCTCGCTCACTTCCGTCCTGCGCGGCTGGCCGGTCCCCGCGTTCATCATCCGGAAGGAGCCGAAGAAGCACGGCACCGCGCAGTGGATCGAGGGGACGAAGAACCTCCGCCCCGGGATGCGGGTGGCGATCCTCGAGGACGTCGTCACGACCGGGGCCTCCACGCTCCGGGCGATCGAGCGGGCGGTCGGGGCCGGGCTGGTCGTGGTCCGGGTGCTGTGCCTGGTCGACCGGAACGAAGGCGGCTCCGACGCGGTCGCGAAGGAAGGGTACACGGTGGAGCCGATGTTCGTGAAGGAGGACGTGGAGAATGCGTGA
- the nadB gene encoding L-aspartate oxidase, protein MERVSRFLVIGSGIAGLSFALRAARHGTVTVITKKEASESSTNYAQGGIATVWSGEDSFESHIEDTHRAGAGLCHPDTVDLVVRDAPARIRELIEWGVKFTRRTGKREYDLHREGGHSRRRIFHAKDLTGREVERALLDRARENRRIRMFEHHAAVNLITRQRLSSFDRQGADEVLGAYVLDQKTGAIHTFVADATVLSTGGSGKVYLYTSNPDVATGDGIAMAYRAGATIANMEFVQFHPTCLYHPHAKSFLISEAVRGEGAVLVNRAGRRFMETQHPMKELAPRDIVARAIDAELKRTGEDCVYLDIRHKGPAFIRKHFPNIHGTCLSFGIDMTREPLPVVPAAHYQCGGIRTNLHGETDIQRLFAIGECAGTGLHGANRLASNSLLEALVFSDRAVRRSVDAYVGKPRPRIDIPKWDPGKAQEPDEAVVVSHNWDEIRRTMWNYVGIVRSNKRLSRALDRIELLQREISEYYWNFRVTGDLLELRNICTVAELIVRCALQRKESRGLHTTIDYPYQDDEHGRRDTLVRRTRF, encoded by the coding sequence ATGGAGAGGGTGTCCCGTTTCCTTGTAATCGGCAGCGGAATCGCGGGCTTGAGCTTCGCCCTGCGCGCGGCGAGGCATGGGACGGTCACCGTCATCACCAAGAAAGAGGCATCCGAATCGAGCACGAACTACGCCCAGGGGGGTATCGCCACCGTCTGGAGCGGGGAGGACTCCTTCGAGTCCCACATCGAGGACACGCACCGGGCGGGGGCCGGGCTGTGCCATCCGGACACGGTGGACCTCGTCGTACGGGACGCCCCGGCGCGGATCCGGGAACTGATCGAGTGGGGGGTCAAGTTCACCCGCCGCACCGGGAAGCGGGAGTACGACCTCCACCGCGAGGGGGGGCACTCCCGGCGAAGGATCTTCCACGCCAAGGACCTGACCGGCCGGGAGGTGGAGCGGGCGCTTCTCGACCGTGCGCGGGAGAACCGGCGGATCCGGATGTTCGAGCACCACGCGGCGGTCAACCTGATCACCCGTCAGCGGCTCTCCTCCTTCGACCGCCAGGGGGCCGACGAGGTCCTGGGCGCCTACGTCCTGGACCAGAAGACGGGGGCGATCCACACGTTCGTGGCGGACGCCACCGTCCTGTCGACCGGCGGGTCGGGAAAGGTGTACCTGTACACGAGCAATCCCGACGTCGCCACGGGGGACGGCATCGCCATGGCGTACCGCGCGGGAGCCACGATCGCCAACATGGAGTTCGTGCAGTTCCACCCGACCTGCCTGTATCACCCCCACGCGAAATCGTTCCTCATCTCCGAGGCGGTCCGCGGGGAGGGTGCGGTCCTGGTCAACCGCGCCGGCAGGAGGTTCATGGAGACGCAGCACCCGATGAAGGAGCTCGCCCCGAGGGACATCGTCGCCCGGGCGATCGACGCCGAACTGAAGCGGACCGGCGAGGATTGCGTCTACCTCGACATCCGGCACAAGGGGCCGGCGTTCATCCGGAAACATTTTCCGAACATCCACGGGACGTGCCTGTCCTTCGGGATCGACATGACGAGGGAGCCGTTGCCGGTGGTCCCGGCGGCGCACTACCAGTGCGGGGGGATACGGACGAACCTCCACGGCGAGACCGACATCCAGCGGCTGTTCGCGATCGGGGAGTGCGCGGGGACCGGCCTCCACGGGGCGAACCGCCTGGCGTCGAACTCCCTCCTCGAGGCGCTGGTGTTTTCCGACCGCGCGGTCCGCCGATCGGTGGACGCGTACGTGGGGAAGCCCCGGCCGCGGATCGACATCCCGAAGTGGGACCCGGGGAAGGCGCAGGAGCCGGACGAGGCGGTCGTGGTCTCCCACAACTGGGACGAGATCCGCCGGACCATGTGGAACTACGTCGGGATCGTGCGGTCGAACAAGCGCCTGTCGCGCGCCCTGGACCGGATCGAGCTGCTGCAGCGGGAGATATCGGAGTATTACTGGAACTTCCGCGTGACGGGGGACCTTCTGGAGCTCCGCAACATCTGCACGGTCGCGGAGCTGATCGTGCGGTGCGCGCTGCAGCGGAAGGAGAGCCGCGGGCTGCACACGACGATCGACTACCCGTACCAGGACGACGAGCACGGGCGGAGGGACACGCTGGTGCGGCGGACCCGGTTCTAG
- a CDS encoding lytic transglycosylase domain-containing protein translates to MVNLRTFFILSLLLWPVSAGADIFRFVDDEGVIHFSNTQADERFELYLREGVKAQAPRKPAGLPEEDWMANYVDRYARSHNLSPALVHAIIKAESNGQRKAVSRKGAKGVMQLMPFTSKRLNVSDPFDPIENIEGGVRYIKELLATFEGDITNTVAAYNAGPAAVKKYGGIPPYQETRLYVRRVLDLYRQYSAIE, encoded by the coding sequence ATGGTTAATTTACGAACCTTTTTCATCCTTTCCCTTCTCCTCTGGCCGGTGTCGGCAGGGGCGGACATCTTCCGATTCGTCGACGACGAGGGGGTGATCCACTTCTCCAACACCCAGGCCGACGAGCGGTTCGAACTGTACCTGCGGGAGGGGGTGAAGGCGCAGGCCCCCCGGAAGCCGGCGGGGCTGCCCGAGGAAGACTGGATGGCGAACTACGTCGACCGGTACGCGAGGTCCCACAACCTGTCCCCGGCGCTGGTCCACGCCATCATCAAGGCCGAGTCGAACGGCCAGCGGAAGGCGGTCTCCCGGAAGGGCGCCAAGGGGGTGATGCAGCTGATGCCGTTCACTTCGAAGCGGCTGAACGTGTCGGACCCGTTCGATCCGATCGAGAACATCGAGGGCGGGGTCCGGTACATCAAGGAGCTTCTCGCCACCTTCGAAGGCGACATCACCAATACCGTCGCGGCGTACAACGCGGGCCCCGCGGCGGTCAAGAAGTACGGAGGGATTCCGCCGTACCAGGAGACGCGCCTGTACGTCCGGCGCGTCCTCGACCTGTACCGGCAGTACTCCGCGATCGAATAA
- the pgsA gene encoding CDP-diacylglycerol--glycerol-3-phosphate 3-phosphatidyltransferase: MTTDSRLNPPNILTLLRILAIPVVVLVLLPPEGREISPGRSVAAFLLFVAATITDLFDGYIARRYGMVTSIGKLMDPLADKLLVCAAMIMLIPPGRVPAWMVLIVVAREIGVTALRGVASTEGVVIAASKLGKAKTLLLNIGMALLILHYPVFGLPIHDGGMVILAAGLVLTAWSGLDYFFRFVGEIFKQ; the protein is encoded by the coding sequence ATGACCACCGATTCCCGGCTGAACCCGCCGAACATCCTGACCCTCCTGCGGATCCTCGCCATCCCGGTGGTGGTCCTCGTCCTGCTTCCGCCCGAGGGGAGGGAAATCTCGCCCGGCCGATCGGTCGCCGCCTTCCTCCTGTTCGTCGCCGCCACGATCACGGACCTCTTCGACGGCTACATCGCGCGCCGCTACGGGATGGTCACCTCCATCGGCAAGCTCATGGACCCGCTCGCCGACAAGCTCCTGGTGTGCGCCGCGATGATCATGCTCATCCCGCCGGGGAGGGTTCCCGCGTGGATGGTCCTGATCGTCGTGGCGCGGGAGATCGGCGTCACCGCGCTGCGGGGCGTCGCGTCCACGGAAGGCGTCGTCATCGCGGCGTCGAAACTGGGAAAGGCGAAGACCCTCCTCCTGAACATCGGGATGGCGCTCCTCATCCTCCACTATCCGGTATTCGGGCTTCCGATCCACGACGGGGGGATGGTGATCCTGGCCGCGGGGCTGGTCCTCACCGCGTGGTCGGGGCTGGACTACTTCTTCCGGTTCGTCGGGGAGATCTTCAAGCAGTAG
- a CDS encoding ABC transporter ATP-binding protein, protein MLEVRGLETYYGNIRALREVSIDVREGAIVGIIGANGAGKTTLMKTIAGALSPRAGTIRFRGDEIAGLPPHEIVRRGVALVPEGRAILARMTVRENLEMGAYARTDGKVAADMERLMKRFPVLSDRREQLGGSLSGGEQQMLAIARALMSAPKLLLLDEPTLGLAPMVVADIFAIIREINADGTTVLLVEQNVRQAMKVSSHTYVLETGKIVLEGPSKELIREPRIKASYLGQS, encoded by the coding sequence ATGCTTGAGGTCCGCGGGCTGGAGACGTATTACGGGAACATCCGCGCGCTCCGGGAGGTCTCCATCGACGTCCGCGAGGGGGCGATCGTCGGCATCATCGGCGCCAACGGCGCGGGGAAGACCACCCTGATGAAGACCATCGCGGGGGCGCTCTCGCCGCGGGCGGGCACGATCCGCTTCCGCGGGGACGAGATCGCGGGCCTGCCGCCCCACGAGATCGTGCGGCGGGGGGTCGCGCTGGTGCCGGAGGGGCGCGCGATCCTCGCCCGGATGACGGTTCGGGAGAATCTCGAAATGGGCGCGTACGCCCGCACGGACGGGAAGGTCGCCGCGGACATGGAGCGGTTGATGAAGCGGTTCCCGGTCCTCTCGGACCGCCGGGAGCAGCTGGGCGGATCCCTTTCGGGCGGCGAGCAGCAGATGCTGGCGATCGCCCGCGCGCTGATGTCGGCCCCGAAGCTCCTCCTGCTGGACGAGCCCACCCTCGGCCTGGCGCCGATGGTGGTCGCCGACATCTTCGCCATCATCCGGGAGATCAACGCGGACGGGACGACCGTCCTGCTCGTGGAGCAGAACGTACGGCAGGCGATGAAGGTCTCCTCCCACACCTACGTCCTCGAGACCGGGAAGATCGTCCTCGAGGGCCCGTCGAAGGAGCTGATCCGCGAGCCGCGCATCAAGGCGTCGTACCTGGGGCAATCCTGA
- a CDS encoding ABC transporter ATP-binding protein, which yields MLALDRVGKTFGGLSALSDISFSVRTGEILGVICPNGAGKATLFNVITAVFPPTAGTVFFDGAAISGLAPHALTRMGISRTFQNIRLFASMSVEENVMVGRHCRTGAGVWRGVARTRGQREEERGVREKARELLSLVGLAGTDPKQEAGSLPYGHQRRLEIARALAAEPRLLLLDEPVAGMNEAETQEVFRLIRQVRGLGVTILLIEHDMSLVMKACDRLVVFNFGRMIAEGPPAAIRDDPEVIEAYLGTAEDPEDA from the coding sequence ATCCTCGCCCTCGACCGGGTCGGGAAAACGTTCGGCGGGCTGTCCGCCCTCTCGGATATCTCGTTCTCCGTGCGGACGGGCGAGATCCTGGGCGTGATCTGCCCGAACGGCGCCGGGAAGGCGACGCTGTTCAACGTGATCACCGCCGTCTTTCCCCCGACGGCGGGGACCGTGTTCTTCGACGGGGCCGCCATCAGCGGCCTGGCCCCCCACGCCCTCACCCGGATGGGCATCAGCCGGACGTTCCAGAACATCCGCCTCTTCGCCTCGATGAGCGTGGAGGAGAACGTCATGGTGGGCCGCCACTGCCGCACGGGCGCGGGGGTGTGGCGCGGGGTCGCGCGGACCCGCGGACAGCGGGAGGAGGAGCGCGGCGTCCGGGAGAAGGCCCGGGAGCTGCTTTCGCTGGTGGGGCTCGCCGGGACGGACCCGAAACAGGAGGCGGGGAGCCTCCCCTACGGGCACCAGCGGCGGCTGGAGATCGCGCGGGCGCTGGCCGCGGAGCCGCGGCTGCTGCTCCTCGACGAGCCGGTGGCGGGGATGAACGAGGCGGAGACGCAGGAGGTGTTCCGGCTGATCCGGCAGGTGCGGGGGCTGGGGGTCACGATCCTGCTGATCGAGCACGACATGTCGCTCGTGATGAAGGCGTGCGACCGTCTCGTCGTGTTCAACTTCGGCCGGATGATCGCGGAGGGACCCCCGGCGGCGATCCGGGACGACCCGGAGGTGATCGAGGCGTACCTCGGGACCGCGGAGGATCCGGAGGATGCTTGA
- a CDS encoding branched-chain amino acid ABC transporter permease: protein MEWLNPYHLQVASFVLINAILGVSIYVTLSTGQLSLGNAGFMSIGAYTAALLSTQHHLPIPVGILAGSLLAGIAGILVGIPSLRLSGVYLAIATLGFGEVLRAVLINWESLTGGAVGIAAIPQMGRVILVWARDRGFSPESLGLQSNQFISLTVFLILLCGTILTVAFFLRLSRSRVGRAYAAIRMDERAAAAAGIPITYYKVLAFSQGALLSGFAGALFAHSTSFVSPGDFTYHRAVEILVFAVFGGSAHIFGPVFGAAFLTVVPEALRAISEYRYILYGVLLVLMMTYRPQGVVDAPLLRRFRRGAA from the coding sequence ATGGAGTGGCTGAACCCGTACCACCTGCAGGTAGCGTCGTTCGTCCTGATCAACGCCATCCTCGGCGTGAGCATCTATGTCACCCTTTCCACCGGGCAGCTCTCGCTGGGGAACGCCGGGTTCATGAGCATCGGGGCATACACCGCCGCCCTTCTCTCCACCCAGCACCACCTTCCGATTCCCGTGGGGATCCTTGCCGGGAGCCTTCTCGCGGGGATCGCGGGGATCCTGGTCGGCATCCCGTCGCTTCGTCTTTCCGGTGTGTACCTTGCCATCGCCACCCTCGGGTTCGGCGAAGTCCTCCGGGCCGTCCTCATCAACTGGGAATCGTTGACCGGCGGCGCGGTGGGCATCGCGGCGATCCCGCAGATGGGGCGCGTGATCCTCGTGTGGGCGAGGGACCGGGGATTCTCCCCCGAATCGCTCGGGCTGCAAAGCAACCAGTTCATCAGCCTGACGGTGTTCCTGATCCTTCTCTGCGGCACGATCCTGACGGTCGCCTTCTTCCTGCGGCTCTCCCGTTCCCGGGTCGGACGGGCGTACGCCGCCATCCGGATGGACGAACGCGCCGCGGCGGCGGCGGGGATCCCCATCACGTACTACAAGGTGCTGGCCTTCTCCCAGGGGGCGTTGCTCTCCGGATTCGCCGGAGCCCTGTTCGCGCACTCGACATCGTTCGTGAGCCCCGGGGACTTCACCTACCACCGGGCGGTGGAGATCCTCGTGTTCGCCGTCTTTGGCGGAAGCGCGCACATCTTCGGCCCGGTCTTTGGCGCCGCCTTCCTCACCGTCGTCCCCGAGGCGCTTCGCGCGATCAGCGAATACCGGTACATCCTCTACGGCGTGCTGCTCGTCCTGATGATGACGTACCGTCCGCAGGGAGTCGTCGACGCCCCGCTGCTGCGGCGCTTCCGGCGGGGGGCGGCGTGA
- a CDS encoding branched-chain amino acid ABC transporter permease: MFLEQLINGVTLGSIYAIVALGYTLVFGVLDIINMAHGEIFMFGAFVGMLILSKAGAPLPVAFLGAIVVASAMGLLLERLALRPLRGRPGASHLASLISTIGVSILLENVAHKIFGSGNHLFETPFAEISFQLGGVTVYLVQGVILLISLLLMAGLALWLSRTRSGKALRATAEDLETAGLLGVDTNRMITVTVVIASAMGGVAGVLVGMAFSYINNQIGLSMGLKGLAIIIFGGMGSVYGAMAGGLILGLSETFVVAYGSSGYRDAIAFVAIIVVLLIKPQGLFGQAPAEAKR, encoded by the coding sequence GTGTTCCTCGAACAGCTGATCAACGGCGTCACCCTGGGCAGCATCTACGCCATCGTGGCGCTCGGCTACACGCTCGTCTTCGGCGTGCTCGACATCATCAATATGGCCCACGGGGAGATCTTCATGTTCGGGGCGTTCGTCGGCATGCTCATCCTGAGCAAGGCGGGCGCCCCGCTTCCCGTCGCGTTCCTGGGGGCCATCGTCGTCGCCTCGGCGATGGGCCTGCTCCTGGAGCGGCTCGCCCTGCGGCCGCTGCGCGGGCGGCCCGGGGCGTCGCACCTGGCCTCTCTCATCAGCACGATCGGCGTCTCCATCCTCCTGGAGAACGTGGCGCACAAGATCTTCGGTTCCGGGAACCACCTGTTCGAGACGCCGTTCGCGGAAATCTCCTTCCAGCTCGGCGGCGTGACGGTCTACCTGGTCCAGGGGGTGATCCTGCTCATTTCACTGCTCCTCATGGCGGGGCTCGCGCTCTGGCTTTCGCGCACGCGCTCGGGGAAGGCGTTGCGCGCCACCGCGGAGGACCTCGAGACGGCGGGACTGCTCGGGGTGGACACGAACCGGATGATCACCGTCACGGTCGTCATCGCCTCGGCGATGGGCGGGGTCGCCGGGGTGCTGGTGGGGATGGCGTTCAGCTACATCAACAACCAGATCGGGCTCTCCATGGGCCTCAAGGGGCTGGCCATCATCATCTTCGGCGGCATGGGGAGCGTCTACGGCGCCATGGCCGGGGGCTTGATCCTCGGGCTCTCCGAAACGTTCGTGGTCGCCTACGGCTCCTCCGGGTACCGGGACGCGATCGCCTTCGTCGCAATCATCGTCGTCCTCCTCATCAAACCGCAGGGGCTGTTCGGACAGGCTCCCGCCGAGGCGAAGCGGTAA
- a CDS encoding ABC transporter substrate-binding protein: MKRNPHAVAAVTCALFALAFMGAEKAKPAAKPKAEPIRAKIGVISYITGQGAAYGEAITNGIKLARDEVNAKGDVAIDLKIEDSSGKQEQALAAAQKLINSEKVVAIIGPTLSNEMFAAGPEANASGVPIMGTSTTAKGIPQIGKFVFRNSMPESQAIPAAVGHAVKKYNLKKVALLYGNDDAFTKSGFDTMKETAEKLKLNIVTIQEFQKGQADYKAQLTKIASLSPDAVFCSALYNEGGVILAQARKMGLKVPFVGGNGFNSPKVIEIAKEAAEGLIVATPWFGEKNDPKVKAFVAKFEKTYGKKPDQFAAQAYDAFHIMTNALKTAGAADRGKLRDALAATRNFQGVVGNFSFDADRDVVMTPSVLIVKNGKFAIFK, from the coding sequence ATGAAACGGAACCCGCATGCCGTCGCCGCCGTCACGTGCGCCCTCTTCGCCCTGGCGTTCATGGGAGCGGAGAAGGCGAAACCGGCGGCCAAACCGAAGGCCGAGCCGATCCGGGCGAAGATCGGCGTCATCTCCTACATCACCGGCCAGGGGGCCGCGTACGGCGAGGCGATCACCAACGGCATCAAGCTCGCCCGGGACGAGGTCAACGCGAAAGGCGATGTCGCGATCGACCTGAAGATCGAGGACTCCTCCGGGAAGCAGGAGCAGGCGCTGGCGGCGGCGCAGAAGCTCATCAACTCGGAGAAGGTCGTCGCGATCATCGGCCCCACGCTCTCCAACGAGATGTTCGCCGCGGGCCCCGAGGCCAACGCGAGCGGTGTGCCGATCATGGGAACGTCCACCACGGCGAAAGGGATCCCGCAGATCGGGAAGTTCGTCTTCCGGAACTCGATGCCCGAGTCCCAGGCGATCCCGGCCGCCGTCGGCCACGCGGTGAAGAAGTACAACCTCAAGAAGGTCGCCCTCCTCTACGGGAACGACGACGCCTTCACCAAGTCCGGCTTCGACACGATGAAGGAGACCGCCGAGAAGCTCAAGCTGAACATCGTGACGATACAGGAGTTCCAGAAGGGGCAGGCGGACTACAAGGCGCAGTTGACGAAGATCGCGTCGCTTTCGCCCGACGCGGTCTTCTGCTCGGCCCTGTACAACGAGGGGGGGGTCATCCTCGCCCAGGCGCGGAAAATGGGATTGAAGGTTCCGTTCGTCGGCGGCAACGGCTTCAACTCCCCGAAGGTCATCGAGATCGCCAAGGAGGCGGCGGAGGGGCTGATCGTCGCCACCCCCTGGTTCGGCGAAAAGAACGACCCGAAGGTGAAGGCGTTCGTGGCGAAGTTCGAGAAAACGTACGGGAAGAAGCCGGACCAGTTCGCCGCGCAGGCGTACGACGCCTTTCACATCATGACGAACGCGCTGAAGACGGCGGGAGCGGCGGACCGGGGGAAGCTTCGCGACGCGCTGGCCGCGACGAGGAATTTCCAGGGGGTCGTCGGCAACTTCTCCTTCGACGCGGACCGCGACGTGGTCATGACGCCTAGCGTCCTGATCGTGAAGAACGGAAAGTTCGCGATCTTCAAGTGA
- the rfbA gene encoding glucose-1-phosphate thymidylyltransferase RfbA, whose product MGGIGKGIVLAGGAGSRLYPLSVVASKQLQPVYDKPMVYYPIATLMTAGIRDILVISTPHDLPRFRELLGGGSRMGVRFRYAVQPEPRGIAQAFLVGEEFIGTDSVCLILGDNIFYGKMGLDRIVASFSGGALVFGYPVRDPHRYGVVEFDAEGNAIGLEEKPARPKSNYAVPGLYLYDGKVVERAKGLTPSARGELEITDLNLDYLRRGELRVEKLGRGIAWLDTGTHASLMEASLFIGTIETRQGLKIACPEEIAFRKGFLTAAAFAREIEAIPKSPYRSYLEQILAEGA is encoded by the coding sequence ATGGGCGGGATCGGGAAGGGGATCGTCCTGGCGGGAGGAGCGGGGTCGCGCCTCTACCCGCTGAGCGTGGTCGCCAGCAAGCAGCTTCAGCCGGTATACGACAAGCCGATGGTGTACTACCCGATCGCCACCCTCATGACGGCCGGCATCCGGGACATCCTCGTCATCTCCACGCCGCACGACCTGCCGCGATTCCGGGAACTGCTCGGAGGCGGGAGCCGGATGGGGGTCCGGTTCCGGTACGCGGTCCAGCCCGAACCCAGGGGAATCGCCCAGGCGTTCCTCGTCGGGGAGGAGTTCATCGGAACGGACTCGGTGTGCCTCATCCTCGGCGACAACATCTTCTACGGGAAGATGGGGCTCGACCGGATCGTCGCATCGTTTTCGGGAGGCGCCCTCGTGTTCGGGTACCCGGTTCGCGATCCGCACCGGTACGGGGTCGTGGAGTTCGACGCGGAGGGGAATGCGATCGGACTGGAGGAGAAGCCTGCCCGGCCGAAGTCGAACTACGCCGTCCCCGGACTCTACCTGTACGACGGGAAGGTCGTCGAGCGTGCGAAGGGGCTCACCCCGTCGGCGCGGGGGGAGCTGGAGATCACCGACCTCAATCTCGATTACTTGCGCAGGGGGGAGCTCCGGGTGGAGAAGCTGGGGCGGGGGATCGCCTGGCTCGACACCGGGACCCACGCCAGCCTGATGGAGGCGAGCCTGTTCATCGGCACCATCGAAACGCGGCAGGGGCTGAAGATCGCGTGCCCCGAAGAGATCGCTTTCCGGAAAGGGTTCCTCACCGCCGCCGCCTTCGCCAGGGAGATCGAGGCGATCCCGAAATCGCCGTACCGGAGCTACCTCGAACAGATCCTCGCGGAGGGCGCGTGA
- the rfbC gene encoding dTDP-4-dehydrorhamnose 3,5-epimerase encodes MKVVPGEIPGILLVEPKVFGDDRGHFFESFNERAWREATGLDVRFVQDNQSRSVRGVLRGLHYQVVKPQGKLVRVLSGEVFDVAVDLRRGSPTFGKWTGALLSGDNRRQMWIPEGFAHGFCVTSESADFFYKCTDYYHREGERGIAWNDPLVGIRWPVSRPILSDRDTRYPSLADLPAEDLPEGA; translated from the coding sequence GTGAAGGTCGTTCCCGGGGAGATCCCCGGCATCCTGCTCGTCGAGCCGAAGGTGTTCGGCGACGACCGGGGCCATTTCTTCGAAAGCTTCAACGAGCGGGCGTGGCGGGAGGCCACCGGGCTCGACGTCCGGTTCGTCCAGGACAACCAGTCCCGCTCCGTCCGGGGCGTGCTGCGGGGGCTCCATTACCAGGTCGTGAAGCCGCAGGGGAAGCTCGTGCGGGTGCTCTCCGGAGAGGTGTTCGACGTCGCGGTGGACCTGCGGCGCGGTTCGCCCACCTTCGGGAAGTGGACCGGAGCGCTGCTGTCCGGCGACAACCGGCGGCAGATGTGGATCCCGGAAGGTTTCGCCCACGGCTTCTGCGTGACATCGGAGAGCGCGGACTTCTTCTACAAGTGCACGGACTACTACCACCGCGAGGGGGAGCGGGGGATCGCCTGGAACGACCCGCTCGTCGGCATCCGGTGGCCGGTGTCCCGTCCGATCCTCTCGGACAGGGACACGCGGTATCCGTCGCTTGCCGATCTGCCGGCCGAGGACCTGCCGGAAGGCGCGTGA